The Gossypium hirsutum isolate 1008001.06 chromosome A03, Gossypium_hirsutum_v2.1, whole genome shotgun sequence genome contains the following window.
ACCAGCCGGTTGAACCGGAAACCAGTGGTCCAACCAGTTTGACAATGATATATAACCACGAATAGAGCAAACTGCTATGAACCGGAAAGAAAACTGGGAACCATGACCAGAAAAAGGCAGTCcaatcgttttttttttttttatatacttttattatttatttaactatTGCTCAACTGGTTGGACTAGGAACCAGCTGTCTGACCAGTCCAACCACCAATCCAACTCTTATAACATAGCACACCAGACAAAGTGACTGCATTTCACAGCATGGATTGATGGAGATATTAATAAACTGATCTCAAGTTTTATGTTACTCAAGTCCTAAGCCTGAGAAAAATTGACTGATGGGCATGATAAACAAACCTTTCTTCAGCAAGTTGTCGCTTGTTTCCTTTTTTCTCATGATTAACTCCATTTGGCAAGCCCTTAACATTTAAGGAAAATAATTTCATATGATATCCAAGGAAAACATAAAACAAGAAGCAGGatagtcatcaaaagagaaggtCTGACCTTGCCCTCTTTCCACTTGATTGGGGTAGCAGTAATTTTGGTTCCATCATCAAGGAAGGTAAAGGTCTTCGTAAGCCTTGTATTTTCAAAGTACGGATTGGAATTGAAATTCTGAAAAATTATAATAAAGCCGGTCAACAAATCATCAGATATATTAGAGTATGAATTATGTTTATTCTAACAGTAGTTCAATGCAAGCAAATGAAATTAAGAGCAACTTCAGTCACCAAAAATAAGGTAAGAATAGGAATATGAATGAACTTACAAATGTGATAGTGTATCCAGATTTCAGATCTTTAAAATCCTCCACTTCAAGTGAGTTAATATATTTGAATATCTACCAAGAAATAATAATTGAAAAGAAGAAGATtaataaataagaaagaattCACAAAATTCAGGCAAACATTAAGAAAcatctataaaaaataaaatcaaaaatcaaTGTTGGAAAGTAAAATAAGCGCAAAATGATAAGTTCATTTTGGGAAAGAAGTGACATTAAACCTTCTGATCCTCTTCAGTCAAAAGATCACCAAGAGCAGGATGGCTCAAGAACTGCACACGAAGAATGCAAGTCAATTCAATATGTTCTTCTGAACATGtaaacaaatttaacaaattgTTCACCATATTGAAAAAGGGAAGAACAGAATAACTTACAGCTGTTAACCAGAAATCAGGAATTGAATTGATGATTTCATTCCGCTTATCATAGACCGGTTTGCGAACTTCATTGTATTTCTGCTCCACTTCCAAGACTTTCTCACTTGCCTCTTCATTGATCTAAAACCAAAAAAACAGCACCGAAAAACTTAAAATCAGAAACACCACGTGACATTTACCACATCATCGGTACGCTTGTAAGCAAGCATAGCCACATTAAATCACCTGCCTCGTAATAAGACATAATAATCCAAAGTAACTtcacaaagaaaagaagaaaacaaaatcgTGCTTAACAAAGCTAGGGGAAACTTAGATACACGGAAGAAAACATTAATGGACTCAATCATACTACAAAGATTATCAGATGCAAGAATTAACAATCAAAATTAGATCAccaaataaatatacatataaaacaaAGCTTAGCACAATAATTCAGATGAACCCGACATAAAAACAGCATACAAAGCCGATAAAGTACAAATATTAACGACCAGAGaagaaaattttgaacatttatttCATCGACCCGCAATTGAAATTACAGCAAATTCAATACTTTGACACTTAAAACATCATTCAATTAACATTATACCATAAAAAACACAAGGAaatccaaattttttatttaaaaaattctaaaatttgctAATTTTCCAGCTCATACACCTTAAACAAGggagaaaggagaagaaaaaggaaatcaGCATATACACGCATTATATAAATGAAAAAGCGGTATGTAGATAAAAATGGACCTTCTCAAGCTCGTCTTGGATCTCTTGAAGCTTCTCGATGGAAATGACGAGGTCTCCATCTATTTGATCATGGTTCTCTTCCTCTACTTTCTCTGCTACTTTCATCTTCTTTCCTTTGTCGGCCACCATTTTCTAAACCCTAGAGAACAATATAATAGAACCCTAATCCTAAAAATTTCCGCCTCTTCTCTCTTCTCTCTCACTTTTGCTCCCTTTCTCTTTAAAaccctagtttttttttttgtgtgtgttttcccTCTGATATCTACGGGGACAAAAGCGAGCGAGTgagtgagagagagagaaagagtaGAGAATGTTAGGGTTTTGGGAGTTTATACCTATTCAGTTGGGAGCTGACACCTGTAATTTAAGGGTACTAAGGTCATTTAATTGTGAGATATTGGGGGTAGTAAGGGTAATTCAAGGATGGATTCCGATGTTTTTGAGTTCTGATGTTCGGAAACAGAATCTTTCTGCGTGCCTTGCGGTAGGTAGTACTTCAACCCACTGTGTCCATAGATAAGGCTGGTTAGTTTACATTACAAAACTTTGATATctttgtataaatatataaaaaaaaactaatgtcactttacttttatttaatttttaacctttcaaatctttatattttattattatatttaaatttagaattataaGGATAATATTTGgtatcaaaattttaacaaatcTTCTAATGTATtacctaaattttttaaaaaaacttatttttactTTTGATAAACAGTGATAGGTTTTTAACCTATTGAGACACGTGATTCAATGATAAGATTTCACGTGTCATTGTAcgtaaagttatttttttattcaagcaATTCAAGGGACTTAAAGTTAATTATATCAATTCTATTTTTGAGGGAAAAAATCTCTAGAACAGTGCCTTTTTCACATTCTCAACTTTTCGTGTCATCTTTTCTTCTCTGCTcctttaatcaattaaaaatcaataaaatcataAATCTAAAACACATTTTTCCAGCTGAATAAGGATTATAggccaatttttttaattaggccTTTAGGctaattttaacattaattaagGAAATAGACTGGTTTTAGGAGAGAAAAGGTGAAAGCAAGCCCAGTTGGATGTGCTTTCCCTCAATGGTAAACTGCAACGGTTTTTTGACCGTTGTTGCGTCAaacagtaaaaaaatttaaaacctaacaataactttttttaacctataaattcctcccaatttttttttcattcacatccttctctcaaactctctcaactctctcaagctttttattcaaaatttatttatatcttcatttaaaaatactgtttttttaattatatcatattttactcgttcaaatcaatttctcGAGAATGAACGCCTCTCTAATCAGCTTCGGTGACAACCATATTTCCACCGCCTAAATAGTAACggtaattcattatttttaaattctcgATATTTCTAATTatgctaaaatttttttataaatctaaataattttttatgttataaataagCGGACGATCGTGTGCTAGAGACGTTCATACATAATACGGGGGAGCCTCCGATCCCTGAAATTCATGGGTACCTGCAAGAGCTTGGATTCTTGCATGCGTCTCGCATACAAGGAAGCTGCAAACTCGATCCCATAATAATTAGCATGTTGGTAGAAAGATAGAGGCCAAAAACACACACTTTCCACCTTCTATGTggtgagtgtacaatcacactcaaGAACATAGCGTTACAGCTCAATCTGCTGGTGGATGGGTCAGTCATCACGGGATCAACGGTGGTTTGGGAAAGAGTGGACATTTGCATGGAAATGTTGGGAAGGTCCCGATCAAGTTTAAAAATGGTCGGATATCGATCAATTGGTTGAAGAAAATTTTCGATAGGCTTCCCAACGGCGCAACAGAGAAGGTCATACAGCAGTACGCCCAAGCATTCATCATGAGGTTAATTTGGGGCATTTTAATGCCCGATAAATCTAGAAATTTGGTGCATGTAAGTTGGCTTCTACATCTAATTGACTTCAGTGAATGCGCAAAACTAATTTGGGGATTTTTCGTGTTTCGACGTTATACTGGGAGCTTTGTCAGGCAACGCAACCGGATAAGATGTCGATAGGTGGTTTctttgtgacaacccgaattagggcctaatcagaatagtggtttcgtgaccacaaatccgagatagaaataattattttataattattttgggtttatgatatgatttcataatttcatgaaaatttcgtgatgaaattctatgcattgagcgcttaagttgagattagggactaaaccgaataaattgtaaaactcgtgttttagaagtttttagtatgaaattgctttgggatattaactaggaggtcttaaatagcaatttgaccaattcctaagttatggacaaaagttggacatggagggaatttttggaaagtttagtagtacgggcattttggtcatttgtatattaaatgaaataaaatgggaaaaataacacaaaattggtcatcatcttcactagttgctgccgaaattttctctcatccatagctagggtttcttcaactttcaagcttcatagtaagtgatttcaagccccgtttttaatgttcttcacatttttgaaatcctcgtagctcggtttacctatttctaccattatttcgagttagggtttatgtttaaaaatttatgcatgaatgataggcatgtattttgttgttttatggtagaatatgaatgtttgaagttaggagaacgatatTTTCTATGcaatttttagcgaaaacgagcaaaacggcataatcgataaaaatacctattgttcataactatgtgtcagagtgagaatttgatgtttccatagaagagaaaaatgatcagtaggtcattaaacataagaataagggctgaaattaaatttccgagccttggggaaaaatcgtaattttgtaaaagttagggggcaaaaatgtaatttttgtataatgtgatttttggattaaaataaatagttcgagtgttaaatgagctaaatatgttgttatagatcaagaaagacgtggaatcgacctcgaacgggggaagaagaaagttttggactaaattgcaaaattctcatattttgcaccgaggtaagtttgtatgtaaataatacattaatttcatttaaattcttatatttcagcctattatatatatatactagctgatgttgaagtataaatcgactattggaagaatggaaataagtaatagagagagagatcccgattgaacattcggaaagatcgaataaaatagagggagcgtagctaggtcacatgtatgatgctgagtgcacatcatgtgtacaagaaagctacgagatactatgtagtagctaggtcacatgtgtgatacgggatgtatcccatgtagacaagagagctacgagagaGATAAatatagctaggtcgcatgcgtgattccaagtgaagaacaccatgtagacaagaaagctacgagacaaattgtctaggtcgcatgagtggtactaagtgttcaccatgtgtacaagagagccgaattaaatgaaatatgatggtggggctgtgtgctgaaaccatcaagtatcgaggattaatccgaattgttcaacgggatggctttatggtgacattgtaatcatgggcctatactcgcgatgtgtgaaatgtggtgaaaatgatttgtgatatatatataagttaaaatgaggttagtacaaagaatgtgtgaaagagtgaaattagcactaaaactgttttggacagtagcagtgacatgattttgaaaaatcaccaaaaatagaaggaatttaattagaggttgaatgaaatgttaaattaaatcttaatgagtctattttcatataaaagaaatagagcaagcaaaggaattctatattttgagatatttacaattgtgtgtgacttgctcaggatgactatgtgatcccctgttccaactttgaaaaatcattaaaaattgtacaaaacacaataataaatatagtttatattcctaaattccttatttagtctagttttaaatgaaataggtttcatggttatttgaattgtgtactgagagaaattcaattcgtagtgaacagaggtcagatcagttgagctatgtaacaggggaaacttaaactaataaactgtactaattggctgaaccaaaaactctagaaaaaatttagtaagaatatttatgagtctagattcagggaaattttacatatttgaattttgagtttcgtaactcgagttatgatttatttagtaatcatgacgcaggagggacagcttgatcaaatcggagtaaatagtaaaattaaaaatatgatataattgagttatgttgtaaacatattagattccttatttgttatttatatacttacttactaagctataagcttactttcttttctctcatttgtcttatagtgtcatctagctagcacaggagttagagatcattgaagatccgcccgcactatcaatactcttggtatttgaactcaacattttgaaatatggcatgtatagcagacttagttattttgttacgtgtcataattgtctaggtttaaaatactaattatagtatcaaactaatcattttgtacgaagcctttgaaattggtttgtattgttaatggcatatgttataatgattcatgaccaaattgcacgccatatttttgtttgggttctatttaatagtatatactataatttgttaatacctcataccctgtttcggcgacggatacgggtaaggggtgttacattcttaaTGTTGCTACAGTCATGGGTCTGGTGGCAAATACTGTTTCTACGTCCTAGAGTCACCGACCCATACACGTTCCTGTTGGTGACAAGGTAAACATCATTTATCAATAAATATGTAGTTTGTGcagtaaatgtttttatttattatatgtttcacCTAATATATCATTTGTACAGATGGAACCGTAGGTCGAGTTATGTGGGACTACCCCACGAGTTGGAAGACATTAGGTGACCGCCTTCGGACGTACTAACatccaaagtgtgaatactgcaatgaAATATAGAATGACAATATGGTATCTACAAGTATATAGGTCGAGTTGTAACatagttttacaacgaagtaagtaagtactccgaggatcgtacccaaggaagGCGAGTGCTAGATCTATTCTAACCTAAACATTAAAAGACCTAATTAgtacttttaaataaattatagtataaGAGCAAAAAGAAGGTTTTTATggattttataataataatactaaaataacatataataaataaaactcaaGAGATAGAAGAGGTGAGTAAATCAAATCTCGATTataggtgattagctcacttcgatAATCCCCATCAATTATTGCTTCGAGTTCTTCGttaatcaactagtcgctaccttagcaggatcttccaatcttccactaacataacaagtcagcaagaactacttatctttcgacctcacagttCAGACTGGcgtggggtgaaggtgttcatgaATGAGCAATACTAAATTTAGGTTAactcccaccttgatgacttcccgggGTTGTTAGGCccagggtttgtttcacgttcttcttTTCTCAAATAGCTAATCCGTTGAGTGACCCTACAAAACAGTTAGCAAATAATACCTCCACTTGCTTATACCCCAtaagggattagttcctcatggctttcataaacaacatgAAATAGATGGAAGAATTAATCATCATAAATGAATTGAACTAAAGAGTTTAAGAAAAGCCTGATTGATATTGATAATAAATGTGAATCCACAGAAGTTAATCTCCTTCACAATTCAAATCTCTTGAAATGAAATAAAGACAAATAAACCAAACTCTAGAAAACCTAAGAAAGcaagaaaacaaaactaaatctaaagaaagaatctaagctaatggaatggtgtctataacatgtgccaaataagcctatttatagccttcaggtggttgtcatccttaaccctaggttagctgatgtTCTTGAGCTTTAAGTTCGATTGTACAGACCAAAATACCtttacttttatttgttttccaTCATAAAGTCAATGTTGCAACATAACAAGACTTATGTTGTGACAAAGAAGCCAGTATGCTCCTCATTGGGATGTCTTAAGGGGTATGTTGCGACACCCTTAGTCAGTGTCACGACATCGAAGGCAATTTCTTACTTTCTCCATTTTGctctctatgttgcgacatcggaCCTCCCGTGTTGCAACATAGCGTCTAGTATTTAGCCTAAAATACCTTCTAATAGTCTCCTACACACTCACGAAGTatgttagctctcccttaggcctcattcggcccttaaggttaataaaagactaaattctcacattttattatatataagtaaaactaaaaagACTTAACTAAAATGTAACGGAAATGCTTATATTCAGGCTCCTTAAGtgtgaaaattagtttaatttgctacaccaaattacgatagatcaaactcccccaataagtcattgcttgtcctcaagcaacataaatAAAGATAATGAAATGGCAACCTTTGAGCAAATACAATACAAGTATTAACTTCAAAGCATGTGACTTAGGCATTTCATACTTACAAACAATCTTAACATGATAAGTAGTTGACTTACAACTTTTGACCACAAACATCAAGTTCAGTATGTTACAAAGTATACAAGTATTAAGGGTCTCACCTATAGGAATCCATCAATAGATCATAAAAGCACTTTGATTATCCGAACATAATAGCAATTTTCATATATGCATATGTTCAGTATGATGTCCATTCATTTATAAGGATAttttaggtcacataggactttttggcttgtaacgttctgattcttaggacaggtatgaaattaaaaaataataagcataaaaaatGGTTACAAATAcgaaaatagtttgacacatcGTATTAGTTCCTATTATTTTGCCCTTAGTGACCTTAACCACTCACCGCC
Protein-coding sequences here:
- the LOC107886134 gene encoding NAP1-related protein 1, encoding MVADKGKKMKVAEKVEEENHDQIDGDLVISIEKLQEIQDELEKINEEASEKVLEVEQKYNEVRKPVYDKRNEIINSIPDFWLTAFLSHPALGDLLTEEDQKIFKYINSLEVEDFKDLKSGYTITFNFNSNPYFENTRLTKTFTFLDDGTKITATPIKWKEGKGLPNGVNHEKKGNKRQLAEESFFAWFADAQQKDDMDEIHDEVAEIIKEDLWPNPLTYFNNEADEEDFDGDEGDEEGKDDDDDSDDDQDDDDDEDDDDDED